A genomic stretch from Methanomassiliicoccales archaeon includes:
- a CDS encoding metallophosphoesterase, whose amino-acid sequence MEVYEIMPGILIANDLCVVDESEGLVAIADLHIGMESALEKEGILIPRMQTATMRDSLIRIIDKYAPEQILVVGDIKHEFSKNLEQEWNEVRSMLSLLREHSNVILIKGNHDNYLKTIASKMGIEVLDSFSTKGITFAHGHIDIDRRPLIIGHEHPSVKLLDRVGAAIKLPCFVFLKKEKVIVLPAFSPLAIGVDIARAGPSECLSPILQKADLAKAEVFACSEVGLLKLGKIEGIRSLSE is encoded by the coding sequence ATGGAAGTTTACGAAATCATGCCGGGAATTCTGATCGCTAATGATCTTTGCGTTGTTGATGAATCGGAAGGGTTAGTGGCGATTGCGGACCTTCATATCGGCATGGAATCAGCATTGGAAAAGGAGGGCATTCTCATTCCAAGGATGCAGACGGCGACGATGAGGGACTCGCTTATTAGGATTATTGATAAGTATGCTCCTGAGCAGATCCTCGTTGTTGGTGACATAAAACATGAATTCAGCAAGAATCTCGAGCAAGAATGGAACGAGGTTCGATCGATGCTTTCGTTACTGCGCGAGCATTCAAATGTCATTCTCATTAAAGGGAATCATGACAATTATCTCAAGACGATTGCATCGAAAATGGGAATCGAGGTTCTTGACAGTTTTTCGACGAAAGGAATAACTTTTGCGCACGGTCACATAGATATCGATCGGAGACCGTTGATCATCGGGCATGAGCACCCTTCTGTGAAGCTTCTCGATAGAGTAGGAGCGGCGATCAAGTTGCCGTGTTTTGTCTTTCTTAAAAAGGAAAAAGTCATCGTCCTGCCCGCATTCAGCCCACTTGCAATCGGGGTCGATATCGCGAGAGCAGGGCCATCTGAATGTCTTTCACCAATCCTCCAAAAAGCAGATCTCGCCAAGGCGGAAGTCTTTGCGTGCAGTGAGGTCGGTCTCCTCAAACTCGGGAAAATTGAGGGGATCAGATCTCTATCTGAGTGA
- the sepF gene encoding cell division protein SepF, which translates to MPLIKRPFGKSKEEVETVESDQYIDLGQLSFDEGSPLSGKGMVKVAEIYRYEDLQTITQPVYNGNILIIDYSAIANDSLTLKRVTSELKAVARDTNGDVAAIGRNFLVVAPNGIKIDRQKIKGGFT; encoded by the coding sequence ATGCCGCTGATTAAGAGGCCTTTCGGGAAGAGCAAGGAGGAAGTCGAAACGGTTGAGAGTGACCAGTATATTGATCTAGGTCAGCTCAGTTTCGATGAAGGGAGCCCGCTCTCGGGCAAAGGGATGGTGAAGGTAGCCGAGATTTACAGGTATGAAGATCTCCAGACGATCACTCAGCCTGTATACAATGGCAACATATTAATCATTGATTACTCGGCAATTGCCAACGACTCTTTGACTCTAAAGAGAGTGACCAGTGAACTGAAGGCAGTTGCAAGAGATACGAATGGAGATGTTGCCGCAATCGGTCGGAATTTCCTAGTTGTTGCTCCAAATGGAATTAAAATCGACAGGCAGAAGATCAAGGGCGGGTTCACCTAG
- a CDS encoding RtcB family protein has translation MVWNGPLIKLDEFRYEIPQSYKKCMKTSSILYIDSKMLDAVKADNAPEQAANVACLPGIVGKSLAMPDIHWGYGFPIGGVAAFDAENGIISPGGIGFDINCGVRLVRTNLNIDDVKPKIKELIAVLFKNVPAGVGSEGVTSVAANELDDILELGAEWAIRKGYGWHEDLEVTEEGGRMKDADADTVSRKAKDRGIPQVGSLGSGNHFLEIDVVEKIFDPVAARTFGLEREGQITVTIHCGSRGCGHQIATDYLKVMEKSIRERKIEIPDRQLACAPLNSKDGQDYFKAMACGANYAWANRQMILHWVRQSFEEVFKRSAEDLEMHCVYDVAHNIAKIEEHEVDGKRIKVCVHRKGATRAFPKGMAEVPMKYRSVGQPVIIPGDMGSGSYVLVGTERTMKEAFGSTCHGAGRMMSREAAIRRYKANEVCAELERRGIYLKSSTKDGIIEEAPGAYKDVDHVVSVVEGAGLSKKVARLLPIGVMKG, from the coding sequence ATGGTATGGAACGGTCCTCTAATCAAGCTCGACGAATTTCGATATGAAATTCCTCAGAGTTACAAGAAATGCATGAAAACGAGCAGCATTTTGTATATTGATAGCAAAATGCTTGATGCCGTGAAGGCAGACAATGCTCCTGAGCAAGCAGCCAATGTAGCGTGCTTACCGGGAATTGTTGGAAAATCTCTTGCAATGCCCGATATCCACTGGGGCTATGGATTTCCGATCGGCGGTGTCGCTGCATTTGATGCTGAAAACGGGATTATCTCTCCGGGTGGTATAGGCTTCGATATCAACTGTGGTGTGCGTCTCGTGAGGACAAATCTCAATATCGATGATGTCAAGCCAAAGATCAAGGAACTCATTGCCGTTCTTTTCAAGAACGTGCCAGCAGGTGTAGGCTCTGAAGGAGTCACCAGCGTTGCAGCGAATGAGCTCGATGACATTCTCGAACTCGGGGCTGAATGGGCGATCAGAAAGGGTTACGGGTGGCACGAAGACCTCGAAGTCACGGAAGAAGGGGGCCGAATGAAAGATGCGGATGCGGACACCGTCAGCAGAAAGGCGAAGGATAGAGGCATCCCACAGGTTGGCTCGCTTGGATCTGGAAACCATTTTCTGGAGATCGATGTTGTGGAAAAGATCTTTGATCCTGTTGCTGCAAGAACATTTGGACTTGAAAGAGAGGGGCAAATTACCGTCACGATTCATTGCGGGTCGCGCGGTTGTGGCCATCAGATAGCAACCGATTACCTAAAAGTCATGGAAAAGTCGATCCGAGAGAGAAAAATCGAGATTCCTGATCGGCAGCTGGCATGTGCACCGCTGAATTCGAAGGACGGACAAGATTACTTCAAGGCAATGGCGTGCGGCGCGAACTATGCGTGGGCAAACAGGCAGATGATTCTGCACTGGGTCAGACAATCTTTTGAAGAAGTTTTCAAGCGCAGCGCCGAGGATTTGGAAATGCATTGTGTGTATGACGTTGCACATAACATCGCGAAGATTGAGGAGCACGAAGTTGACGGTAAGAGAATAAAAGTTTGCGTACACAGAAAGGGGGCGACGAGGGCATTTCCAAAGGGCATGGCTGAAGTCCCGATGAAATATAGAAGTGTTGGACAACCAGTCATTATCCCGGGAGACATGGGGTCTGGCAGTTACGTGCTCGTCGGAACGGAAAGAACGATGAAGGAGGCGTTTGGCTCGACCTGCCACGGTGCTGGGCGGATGATGTCAAGAGAGGCAGCGATCAGAAGATACAAAGCGAATGAGGTTTGCGCAGAGCTCGAACGTCGTGGTATTTACCTGAAATCGAGCACAAAAGACGGGATTATTGAAGAGGCTCCAGGTGCTTACAAGGATGTTGATCACGTCGTCTCTGTCGTTGAAGGGGCCGGCCTTTCAAAGAAGGTTGCAAGACTGTTACCGATTGGCGTCATGAAAGGATGA
- a CDS encoding ribonuclease H-like domain-containing protein, producing MIRRSFIILPSVGRATEAALWKRGICDWDSFIKARSITGFSGRRKEKCDRILQTAQNFLEAGHSQYFVGTLPPVEHWRLYSYFEKEAAYIDIETDGLHQNCRITMVGVHRNGKTRVFIRGYDLNEKSLREFLSGCKMLVSFNGSSFDLPILQRHFPFSIPNVPHFDLRHACRRIGMTGGLKNAEHLIGIKRDRLVEFLTGEHAAYLWRLWERKGSRNALELLKRYNEEDTRNLVAIAKYAYQHLEDKLTHCIGLRDRMDGLNP from the coding sequence ATGATTCGACGTTCCTTTATCATCCTGCCCTCAGTCGGAAGAGCTACAGAGGCGGCACTGTGGAAAAGAGGAATTTGCGACTGGGATAGTTTCATCAAGGCAAGGTCGATAACTGGATTCTCTGGACGTCGAAAAGAAAAATGTGATAGGATCCTTCAGACAGCGCAGAATTTTCTTGAGGCAGGTCACTCCCAGTATTTTGTCGGTACATTGCCTCCAGTTGAACACTGGCGACTTTATTCTTATTTTGAAAAAGAAGCAGCATATATTGATATCGAAACTGATGGACTTCATCAGAATTGCAGGATCACGATGGTCGGAGTTCATCGAAATGGAAAGACACGAGTGTTCATCAGAGGCTATGACCTCAACGAAAAGAGCCTTCGTGAATTTCTCTCGGGCTGTAAGATGCTTGTATCGTTCAACGGTAGCAGCTTTGATTTACCGATCCTGCAACGCCATTTTCCCTTTTCCATCCCTAATGTTCCCCACTTTGATCTTCGCCATGCATGCAGGCGTATAGGCATGACCGGGGGGTTGAAGAATGCTGAGCATCTCATTGGGATCAAGAGGGATAGACTTGTAGAATTTCTCACTGGTGAACATGCGGCCTATTTGTGGAGACTATGGGAAAGGAAAGGAAGCCGAAACGCCCTTGAGCTTCTCAAAAGATACAATGAGGAGGACACCAGAAATCTCGTAGCTATCGCAAAATATGCCTATCAGCATCTCGAAGACAAGCTTACACACTGTATTGGCCTGCGCGACCGAATGGACGGGTTGAACCCATGA
- a CDS encoding RNA-binding protein, producing MADLRIRKRHRLRKKEIDALADEIFSRLGIKTFTSEDTVDRAESGDYDVIFVNGEIEAIVFEGKAFLTLKGMLKYKPQRMFVTVDMGAVPYISNGADVMCPGIVEADSNIREGDLVWVRDVRNKVPIAIGKALISSEEMLKKKPGKAVKTIHFVGDKLWKFSEE from the coding sequence ATGGCTGATCTGAGAATCAGAAAACGCCATAGGCTCAGAAAAAAGGAAATCGATGCACTTGCCGACGAGATTTTCTCGCGGCTTGGCATCAAGACGTTTACTTCCGAGGACACCGTTGATAGAGCAGAGAGCGGTGATTACGATGTCATTTTCGTAAATGGGGAAATCGAAGCGATTGTTTTCGAGGGAAAGGCATTCCTTACGTTGAAGGGAATGCTCAAGTACAAGCCACAGCGAATGTTCGTCACCGTGGACATGGGGGCCGTCCCTTACATCTCCAACGGTGCAGATGTTATGTGTCCCGGAATCGTAGAAGCTGACTCAAATATCAGAGAAGGAGATCTTGTCTGGGTTAGGGATGTGAGGAACAAGGTGCCGATCGCGATCGGTAAAGCACTAATATCCTCTGAAGAAATGTTGAAAAAGAAGCCAGGTAAAGCCGTTAAGACGATTCATTTTGTTGGAGATAAACTTTGGAAATTTAGTGAAGAATGA
- the argF gene encoding ornithine carbamoyltransferase, giving the protein MKRDVISVRDLEFDMDEILSMALDLKSGRVKKEGALKGKTLAMIFEKPSTRTRVSFEVGMAQLGGHALYLSPRDLQIGRGETIADTAKVLSRYVDAIVYRAFSHEMMLELAKNATVPVINGLDDLEHPCQIVADLLTVKEKKGKLKGIKMAYVGDGNNVCNSLLLGAAIVGMDFVAACPDGYKPNDKIVADAISIAKRNKCLSKVISDPHDAVKDADVVYTDVWTSMGQEKEAEEREKVFAPYQVNSKLLANAKDDCIVMHCLPAHRGHEITDEVIDGEQSVVFDQAENRLHAQQAILLRVIR; this is encoded by the coding sequence ATGAAGCGCGATGTTATTTCAGTCCGTGACCTCGAGTTTGACATGGATGAAATCCTGAGCATGGCTCTTGATCTCAAAAGCGGTAGAGTGAAAAAAGAAGGCGCCCTTAAGGGAAAAACTCTCGCGATGATTTTTGAGAAACCCAGCACGAGGACAAGGGTCTCCTTCGAAGTTGGAATGGCCCAACTCGGCGGGCATGCTCTTTATTTGAGTCCAAGAGACCTTCAAATAGGCAGAGGCGAAACGATTGCCGACACTGCCAAAGTGCTCAGCAGATACGTTGACGCCATCGTGTACCGTGCTTTTAGCCATGAGATGATGCTCGAACTTGCAAAAAATGCGACGGTCCCTGTGATTAACGGACTTGACGACCTCGAACATCCGTGCCAGATCGTGGCAGATCTTCTTACGGTGAAAGAGAAAAAGGGAAAACTGAAGGGGATTAAGATGGCGTACGTTGGCGATGGAAACAATGTGTGCAATTCCCTCCTCCTTGGCGCCGCGATCGTAGGAATGGATTTTGTCGCTGCTTGCCCCGATGGTTACAAACCAAACGACAAAATCGTCGCGGATGCGATATCGATCGCGAAGAGAAACAAATGCCTGTCAAAGGTCATCAGCGATCCTCATGATGCTGTTAAAGACGCCGATGTTGTCTATACTGACGTCTGGACTTCGATGGGGCAGGAAAAGGAGGCAGAGGAACGTGAAAAGGTCTTCGCGCCTTATCAGGTCAATTCGAAACTTCTCGCAAATGCGAAGGACGACTGCATCGTGATGCATTGTCTGCCAGCGCACAGAGGGCATGAGATTACCGACGAGGTGATCGACGGCGAACAGAGTGTGGTGTTTGACCAGGCTGAAAACAGACTTCACGCTCAACAGGCAATCCTTCTGAGGGTCATTCGTTGA
- a CDS encoding DUF835 domain-containing protein — translation MLEGDLIYSLISPLTGIIAFILGLYVAFKNPFLQASRIFTSIMSLFLIAGFLDFTFMNISSEEGARAIVRIIFFVIVLIYGGFLYLSYFLPSERESIWVSKHKVGFLIILLIAASIPALLVDELMMTSVGWSVPDSPAIYALEIILASYALATLLVLVRAYWMTNIRNTRIQCILMGMGIISPLLWALILSIIEFLHVQSISLLSPGFLIAALLFMFAVIKQKLFIVMPVEERGSIAKKGQTEPGGTIPRLYPGQCLLIESKDREIAYSIFLGQIVKGCKGFLITRTYPDVIKGKYGIVDTPIIWLANQPGPDRVDPTNLSIMQHLIGEFLRRGEDAIVMIDGIEYIISNNPIDRVLKSLFAIKDDVIIMKSILIVPLDPDVLEERHLSILEKEFERMRMEGAGTEI, via the coding sequence ATGCTTGAAGGCGATCTCATTTACTCGCTGATCTCTCCACTTACAGGCATTATCGCATTCATCTTGGGCCTTTATGTAGCATTCAAGAATCCATTCCTTCAAGCGTCAAGGATTTTCACTTCGATCATGTCACTTTTCTTGATCGCAGGATTTCTGGACTTTACATTCATGAACATTTCTAGTGAAGAAGGGGCGAGGGCAATTGTCAGAATCATTTTCTTCGTTATCGTACTTATTTACGGTGGTTTTCTCTACCTCTCTTATTTCTTACCATCCGAAAGGGAATCAATTTGGGTTTCCAAACATAAAGTCGGATTTCTGATTATATTGTTGATAGCGGCTTCAATCCCCGCGCTTCTTGTTGATGAATTGATGATGACGAGTGTGGGCTGGAGCGTTCCGGATTCCCCAGCAATCTACGCGCTCGAGATCATTCTTGCGAGTTATGCGCTCGCAACTCTTCTCGTGCTTGTGAGGGCATATTGGATGACTAATATCAGGAATACCAGAATTCAGTGTATTCTCATGGGCATGGGCATCATTTCGCCTTTGCTCTGGGCACTGATCCTTTCAATTATTGAATTTCTCCATGTTCAGAGTATTTCCCTTCTTTCACCAGGATTTCTCATCGCTGCTCTCTTATTCATGTTCGCTGTTATCAAGCAAAAGTTGTTCATCGTGATGCCAGTGGAGGAAAGGGGCTCGATCGCAAAAAAGGGACAGACGGAGCCAGGAGGCACGATTCCGCGTCTATATCCGGGGCAATGTCTTCTCATTGAGAGCAAAGACCGAGAAATCGCGTATTCCATTTTTCTTGGTCAGATTGTGAAAGGCTGCAAGGGGTTCCTTATTACCCGAACGTATCCCGATGTGATCAAGGGGAAGTACGGTATCGTCGATACGCCGATCATTTGGCTGGCAAATCAGCCAGGTCCAGACAGAGTCGACCCGACGAATCTTTCAATCATGCAACATCTCATTGGTGAGTTCCTCAGAAGAGGCGAGGATGCGATCGTGATGATTGATGGGATTGAGTACATCATTTCGAATAATCCGATCGACAGAGTGTTGAAATCGCTCTTTGCAATTAAAGATGATGTGATTATAATGAAGTCAATTTTAATTGTACCTCTGGATCCTGACGTGCTTGAAGAGCGCCATCTCTCAATTCTTGAAAAAGAATTTGAACGGATGAGGATGGAAGGGGCCGGGACCGAGATTTGA
- the amrS gene encoding AmmeMemoRadiSam system radical SAM enzyme gives MQDPVARYWSVEGEGVRCLLCPRRCYISEGKSGYCLVRINEGGILRSANYGKVCASVVDPIEKKPIFHYKPGAKLYSLGTFGCNMDCANCQNFSIARSSGVDVEFRSTNSDVIVGEALNKGVDAIAWTFNEPIVWYEFVLDVSKEAKRRGLFSIINTNGFIEREPRNELFKYIQVANIDVKGFTDEFYRTNCHARLSDVLETCIDAKRAGVHVELTFLLIPGMNDRADEIERFSNWVVDELGSETPVHFFRFQPSYKLSHLPAQSIEKLREAYEIAKKCGIKYPYLAGVIGDEHQNTYCHRCGALVVERKSEAVSEKICLKKGELSRFCPTFSPVKIYLHDGKCPSCGESIPIVLADQITNC, from the coding sequence ATGCAAGATCCTGTTGCGAGATACTGGTCCGTGGAAGGTGAAGGGGTCAGATGTCTCCTCTGCCCTCGTCGGTGTTACATCAGTGAGGGTAAGAGCGGGTACTGTTTAGTGAGGATCAATGAAGGGGGAATTCTTCGATCTGCGAATTATGGAAAAGTTTGTGCATCGGTCGTCGATCCTATCGAGAAAAAACCTATTTTCCATTATAAACCAGGCGCCAAGCTCTATTCACTCGGGACATTTGGATGTAACATGGATTGTGCAAATTGTCAAAATTTTTCCATTGCAAGATCTTCTGGCGTTGATGTCGAATTTCGCTCGACAAATAGCGATGTGATCGTAGGAGAAGCTCTTAATAAAGGGGTCGATGCGATTGCATGGACCTTCAATGAACCGATCGTATGGTACGAATTTGTTCTCGACGTATCGAAAGAAGCGAAACGTCGTGGTCTCTTTTCGATCATCAACACCAATGGTTTTATTGAAAGAGAACCTCGCAATGAACTGTTTAAGTACATTCAGGTTGCAAACATCGATGTGAAGGGATTCACCGACGAGTTCTACCGCACAAATTGTCATGCGCGGCTTTCGGATGTGCTTGAAACATGTATCGATGCAAAGCGCGCTGGTGTTCATGTCGAATTGACCTTCTTACTTATCCCGGGGATGAACGATCGTGCAGATGAGATCGAACGATTCTCGAATTGGGTCGTTGATGAACTGGGCTCGGAAACTCCTGTGCACTTTTTCAGATTTCAACCTTCATACAAACTTTCACATCTTCCGGCACAAAGCATAGAAAAACTCAGGGAAGCATATGAAATTGCGAAAAAATGCGGAATCAAGTATCCGTACCTTGCGGGAGTTATCGGCGACGAACATCAGAATACATATTGTCATCGATGTGGCGCGCTTGTTGTTGAAAGAAAAAGCGAAGCGGTTAGCGAAAAGATATGCTTAAAGAAAGGCGAATTGAGCCGTTTCTGTCCGACCTTTTCACCTGTAAAAATCTATCTTCATGATGGCAAATGTCCTTCGTGTGGAGAGAGCATCCCCATTGTTCTTGCTGACCAAATCACCAATTGTTAA
- a CDS encoding HD domain-containing protein has protein sequence MPEFKVVHDSVHGSVRLEGVFLELLERPEMQRLHGIHQLGLAHLVFPGANHTRLEHSLGTYFIAEKMANALSLPHDEKNSVMAAALLHDIGHPPYSHTLEVVLNDRIGLTHVDLAKAIILGEISTLPTRTSKLLGISNTIADLLEKSGISPEIVVDLITSSSPSSLDQSQLNIEEGQTFFGGKNYLKQMIHGPIDADQMDYLLRDAHYTGVAHGTIDLDRLLQTIGIFHGDLVVDKGGIVAVEGLLVARALMYTSVYFHKTVRIAEMMLCKAAESASGNIFENIQIETDCSFATKLLKAGAESKKIMTMLHYRRLYKKAFSVNIADLDDTSLAPLLELTDYYKRKEVECKIAERAHIKQSEVIVDVPERELLISEPRIGKTEVPILDGKRVRPLTRHSPLAKALQTRSVHSWAVMVSTPEKYKEAVEKAAKKVIFS, from the coding sequence GTGCCAGAATTTAAGGTGGTTCACGATAGCGTTCACGGGAGCGTGCGTTTAGAAGGAGTTTTTCTTGAACTCCTTGAGCGTCCTGAGATGCAGCGTCTCCATGGTATTCATCAGCTCGGCCTTGCGCATCTGGTCTTTCCTGGCGCAAATCATACGCGTCTTGAGCATTCTCTTGGCACTTACTTTATCGCTGAGAAAATGGCGAATGCATTGTCTCTGCCTCACGATGAAAAAAATAGCGTTATGGCAGCAGCACTCCTGCATGACATCGGTCATCCGCCTTATTCTCATACCCTCGAAGTTGTTTTGAATGATCGCATTGGCCTTACACACGTCGACCTCGCGAAGGCGATCATTCTCGGCGAGATTTCGACCCTTCCCACTCGAACTTCGAAGCTATTAGGGATATCCAACACGATCGCGGACTTGCTTGAGAAATCGGGCATCTCCCCGGAAATCGTTGTCGACCTGATCACCTCATCCAGTCCATCGTCGCTCGATCAAAGCCAATTGAATATTGAGGAAGGCCAGACCTTCTTTGGCGGAAAGAATTATTTGAAACAGATGATCCACGGTCCCATCGATGCGGACCAGATGGACTATCTTCTGAGAGATGCCCACTACACTGGTGTGGCTCACGGGACTATCGACCTCGATCGGTTATTGCAGACGATTGGTATCTTTCACGGCGATCTTGTTGTCGATAAGGGCGGGATCGTAGCGGTTGAAGGGTTGCTCGTCGCGAGGGCGCTGATGTACACATCCGTTTATTTTCACAAAACTGTCCGGATCGCTGAGATGATGCTCTGCAAGGCAGCTGAATCTGCATCGGGAAATATCTTCGAGAACATTCAGATTGAAACGGATTGTAGTTTTGCCACGAAATTACTCAAGGCTGGCGCAGAATCAAAAAAAATTATGACGATGCTTCATTATCGTCGTCTCTATAAGAAGGCCTTTTCTGTCAATATTGCCGATCTTGATGACACATCGCTTGCGCCTTTGCTTGAACTGACCGATTATTACAAAAGAAAAGAGGTTGAGTGCAAAATTGCAGAGCGGGCACACATCAAGCAGTCTGAAGTCATCGTAGATGTTCCCGAACGGGAACTTCTTATTTCAGAACCTCGCATTGGTAAGACTGAAGTCCCCATATTGGATGGCAAAAGGGTAAGACCGCTGACACGGCACAGTCCCCTGGCGAAGGCGCTTCAAACAAGGAGTGTTCATTCCTGGGCCGTGATGGTTTCAACACCGGAAAAGTATAAGGAAGCGGTGGAAAAAGCGGCAAAAAAAGTGATTTTTTCATAG
- a CDS encoding archaemetzincin family Zn-dependent metalloprotease yields MQKFDFLPRFRSGIEMTITIVPVGQVDEDAIVEIAERLRKRFDRIIVLDERPVPTAAFNPIRKQYNSLLVLHSLKDIPGDIVIAVTSLDLYAESLNFVFGRAEVGGKYCIISTARLGHHDRKIYYDRAEKEAIHEIGHVIGLGHCPNDRCVMHFSNSIFDTDIKSTWFCERCLDLLHHRR; encoded by the coding sequence ATGCAGAAATTCGATTTTCTCCCGCGTTTCCGATCTGGGATTGAGATGACGATTACAATCGTGCCAGTCGGCCAAGTCGACGAGGATGCGATCGTCGAAATCGCAGAGCGGCTGAGGAAAAGGTTCGATCGCATTATTGTTTTGGACGAGCGACCAGTTCCGACAGCCGCGTTTAATCCAATTAGAAAACAATACAACAGTTTGCTGGTTCTCCACTCTTTAAAGGATATCCCTGGCGACATCGTGATAGCCGTGACCTCTCTTGATCTTTACGCGGAAAGCCTCAACTTTGTCTTTGGTCGAGCCGAGGTTGGTGGGAAATATTGCATCATTTCAACGGCAAGGTTGGGACATCACGACAGAAAAATCTACTACGATCGGGCAGAAAAAGAAGCAATACATGAAATCGGCCATGTGATCGGCTTAGGACACTGCCCTAACGATAGATGCGTTATGCATTTTTCGAATTCGATATTCGACACTGATATTAAGAGCACCTGGTTCTGTGAGCGCTGTCTCGATTTGCTTCATCATAGAAGGTGA
- a CDS encoding DHH family phosphoesterase, whose translation MEGFTNAAKDLAEILLGAARVSIIAHIDADGICGASIASTALEREGIEHSVRFVKRLDETEIARINGDPADVVWLVDMGSGVYSKISHPCTCVTDHHLPEPGTGQRTTRGRVNLLSFLQKHLNPHLFGIDGSLHISGAGTTYMVAREIAEKNKDLAPLAIIGAVGDLQDSAECRLMGINRQILEEAEKQKKMTSIRDIRIFGRETRPVSKMLQYSTDPILPQLTNDAASCERFLARLNIPLVEGEVWRSWVDLLFEEKRKIASALCHHLLDSGSGHWAVKRLIGDVYILEDERPKTALHDAKEFSTLLNACGRYGEGHIGMKICKGDRDAALQIGMRLLQNHRGNLADAIALVKEVGVTKGRIVQYFHGRDEILDSIVGIVAGMVLGSGEVSMDIPIVAFAYSEENKVKVSARATRELVRKGLDLAEAVKRASERVGGIGGGHNIAAGATIDSGKEMQFIEEIERIIEEQLSTRFNE comes from the coding sequence ATCGAAGGATTCACGAATGCGGCAAAGGATCTCGCAGAGATCCTGCTCGGCGCGGCTAGAGTCTCCATTATTGCCCACATCGATGCCGATGGCATCTGCGGTGCATCGATTGCTTCGACCGCACTCGAAAGGGAAGGGATCGAACACTCAGTGCGTTTCGTCAAAAGACTAGATGAGACAGAGATCGCGCGGATCAATGGAGACCCAGCTGACGTGGTGTGGCTCGTTGACATGGGAAGCGGTGTATATTCCAAAATCTCGCATCCCTGCACATGCGTGACCGATCACCATCTTCCCGAACCAGGCACAGGACAAAGAACGACAAGAGGAAGGGTCAACCTTCTGAGTTTTCTTCAAAAGCATCTCAATCCCCATCTTTTCGGTATCGACGGCTCGCTGCATATAAGTGGCGCAGGAACAACATACATGGTCGCACGGGAGATAGCGGAAAAAAACAAAGACTTGGCACCTCTCGCGATTATCGGAGCGGTCGGAGACCTCCAGGATTCTGCGGAATGTAGGCTTATGGGAATTAATAGACAGATTCTCGAAGAGGCCGAGAAGCAAAAAAAGATGACATCGATCAGGGACATCCGTATCTTCGGTAGAGAAACAAGACCTGTCAGCAAGATGTTGCAGTATTCAACCGATCCGATTCTCCCGCAGCTGACGAACGATGCGGCATCGTGCGAGAGATTCCTCGCACGACTTAATATCCCTCTTGTTGAGGGAGAAGTGTGGCGTTCCTGGGTCGACCTGCTATTTGAGGAAAAAAGGAAAATCGCCTCAGCCCTCTGCCACCATCTACTCGATTCGGGAAGTGGCCACTGGGCCGTTAAAAGACTGATCGGCGATGTCTACATTCTCGAAGATGAGAGACCGAAAACCGCGCTTCACGACGCGAAAGAATTTTCAACATTACTGAACGCGTGCGGAAGATATGGCGAAGGACATATTGGAATGAAAATATGCAAAGGCGATAGGGACGCGGCACTCCAAATCGGCATGCGTCTGCTTCAGAACCATCGAGGAAATCTGGCAGATGCGATCGCCCTTGTCAAAGAGGTGGGAGTGACGAAGGGAAGGATTGTTCAGTACTTCCACGGCAGGGACGAAATACTCGATAGCATCGTTGGCATCGTTGCAGGAATGGTTCTTGGCTCAGGAGAAGTTTCTATGGACATTCCAATTGTCGCTTTTGCTTATTCTGAAGAAAATAAGGTGAAGGTTTCGGCTCGAGCCACAAGAGAACTTGTGAGAAAAGGCCTTGATCTTGCGGAAGCGGTCAAACGAGCGTCGGAAAGAGTTGGCGGGATTGGAGGAGGACATAACATTGCAGCTGGTGCTACAATCGACTCAGGAAAAGAAATGCAGTTCATCGAAGAAATTGAAAGGATTATTGAAGAACAGTTGTCAACGAGATTCAACGAATGA